One segment of Leuconostoc lactis DNA contains the following:
- a CDS encoding IreB family regulatory phosphoprotein, with product MTVGDETAIFDFGNQQPKAIHETLEIVYQALEEKGYNPINQIVGYLMSGDPAYIPRLNDARNLIKRHERDEIIEELVHAYLNK from the coding sequence ATGACAGTAGGAGATGAAACAGCAATTTTCGACTTTGGCAATCAACAGCCTAAGGCGATTCATGAAACGCTAGAGATTGTTTACCAAGCTTTGGAAGAAAAAGGGTATAACCCAATTAACCAAATTGTCGGTTATTTGATGTCTGGCGATCCCGCTTATATTCCGCGTTTGAATGATGCACGTAATTTGATCAAGCGTCACGAACGTGACGAGATCATTGAAGAACTTGTGCACGCCTATTTGAACAAATAA
- the cydD gene encoding thiol reductant ABC exporter subunit CydD: MIDKRLFKLKGIMTTLLGLVILTGIQGLAILAQGIFLARAIVSLWQGQPIQSALASIGWFAVAFIVRQILIVVKNELMANYANQAVETYRVQLLARYTALGSTLVAEQGTGNAVTTLGAGLDNVKNYFQLLLVKVFDLGIIPWLILSYIFYLKWEQGLFLLLIFPVIIVFFVILGLAAQSKADAEFANFKNLNNRFVDALRGLPTLKQLGLAEDYSQEIFKISEDYRKTTMRTLRIAMTSTFALDFFTTLSIAVVAVFLGFDLLDGKMTLLPALTILILAPEYFLPLRNFSDDYHATLNGKNALTDVLEMLDKPEVTQRDVLHLSTWAPTSTLSVSDMNFGYDGTLVLKNITLQAQGYQKIAIVGESGAGKSTLLNLLGGFLRPNSGDFEIAGQMMPHFAQKDWQKQFFYMPQHPYIFHETLRDNITFYAPQASDAAVTAAIEQAGLQSLVATLPDGLDTVMGESGRQVSGGQAQRIALARMLLDEQRHVLLFDEPTAHLDIETEYELKQTIAPILANHLVFFATHRLHWLDQMDYVLVMRDGQIVEQGEPAVLLADSQSALNHLRSELRGGQ; the protein is encoded by the coding sequence ATGATTGATAAAAGACTTTTCAAACTAAAAGGGATCATGACCACATTGCTGGGGCTCGTGATTTTAACTGGGATTCAAGGCCTAGCAATTTTGGCTCAAGGTATTTTCCTGGCACGGGCGATTGTGAGTCTTTGGCAAGGCCAACCGATACAATCGGCACTGGCGTCGATCGGCTGGTTTGCGGTAGCGTTTATTGTGCGGCAAATCTTAATCGTGGTTAAAAATGAATTGATGGCCAACTATGCGAATCAAGCCGTTGAAACGTATCGGGTACAGTTGTTGGCACGCTATACAGCCTTAGGTTCAACATTAGTTGCTGAACAGGGGACGGGAAATGCCGTGACCACGTTGGGTGCGGGACTAGACAACGTTAAGAACTATTTTCAGCTCTTGTTAGTGAAAGTATTTGATTTAGGCATTATTCCTTGGTTGATTTTAAGCTATATTTTTTACCTCAAATGGGAACAAGGCTTATTCTTGCTCTTGATTTTTCCAGTCATCATTGTTTTTTTTGTGATCTTAGGTTTGGCTGCGCAAAGTAAAGCCGATGCGGAATTTGCTAACTTTAAAAATTTGAATAACCGTTTCGTCGATGCGTTACGTGGGCTACCAACTTTAAAGCAGTTGGGATTAGCTGAAGATTATAGTCAAGAAATTTTTAAAATTTCAGAAGACTACCGGAAAACAACCATGCGGACATTACGGATTGCGATGACATCAACGTTTGCATTGGATTTCTTTACTACGCTATCGATTGCGGTTGTGGCCGTCTTTCTAGGGTTTGACCTACTGGATGGTAAGATGACGTTATTGCCGGCTTTAACGATTCTGATCCTCGCACCGGAATATTTTTTACCGTTACGCAATTTCTCTGATGATTATCATGCCACCCTCAATGGTAAAAATGCCTTAACAGATGTCTTGGAGATGTTAGACAAGCCAGAGGTGACGCAACGCGATGTCTTGCACTTATCAACGTGGGCACCAACGTCAACTTTGTCGGTTAGCGATATGAATTTTGGGTACGATGGGACGCTAGTGTTGAAAAACATTACGCTACAAGCTCAAGGATATCAAAAAATTGCGATTGTTGGGGAAAGTGGCGCTGGTAAGTCAACGTTACTTAATCTCTTAGGTGGCTTTTTGCGTCCAAACAGTGGTGATTTTGAAATTGCTGGCCAAATGATGCCGCATTTTGCGCAAAAAGATTGGCAAAAACAATTTTTCTACATGCCACAACACCCTTATATTTTCCATGAAACACTGCGCGATAATATCACTTTTTACGCCCCACAGGCTTCTGACGCAGCCGTTACGGCAGCAATTGAGCAGGCGGGGCTACAAAGCTTGGTGGCGACGTTACCCGATGGTTTAGACACGGTGATGGGGGAAAGTGGACGCCAGGTGTCTGGTGGTCAGGCGCAGCGCATTGCGTTAGCGCGGATGTTGCTGGATGAACAACGGCATGTGTTATTGTTTGATGAGCCGACAGCCCATCTTGACATTGAAACTGAGTATGAGTTGAAACAAACGATTGCGCCCATCTTGGCGAATCATCTCGTCTTTTTTGCAACGCACCGCTTACACTGGTTAGACCAAATGGATTATGTGTTGGTGATGCGTGATGGGCAGATTGTCGAACAAGGTGAACCGGCCGTCTTATTGGCTGATAGTCAGAGTGCCTTGAATCACTTGCGCTCAGAATTACGAGGTGGACAATGA
- a CDS encoding glycoside hydrolase family 73 protein, producing the protein MAKKRQKRGRKRLLKLDLWLWVSTILILAIVASFWSQTTIFKPAQPTTKQDDIKAQRIAWINELAPYARQMQEQYGVIASISIAQAILESNWHTSVLSTQYNNLFGIKARAGQKSVVLPTQEFENGEWKTIQGRFAAYDSWQQSMKAHAELLYHGTSWNAAQYQHVLAAKDYQAAATALTRDGYATDPAYAEKLISIIQTWQLSRFDIPQK; encoded by the coding sequence ATGGCAAAAAAAAGACAAAAACGCGGCAGAAAACGTTTATTGAAACTGGATTTATGGCTCTGGGTGAGCACGATTTTAATACTGGCAATTGTCGCTAGTTTTTGGTCACAAACAACGATTTTTAAACCAGCGCAACCAACCACTAAGCAGGACGACATTAAAGCACAACGTATCGCGTGGATTAATGAACTTGCCCCTTATGCGCGTCAAATGCAAGAACAATATGGCGTGATTGCTTCCATTAGCATCGCGCAAGCAATTCTTGAGTCCAATTGGCATACGTCAGTCTTATCGACACAATATAATAACCTTTTTGGGATTAAGGCGCGTGCGGGGCAAAAAAGTGTGGTATTGCCGACCCAAGAGTTTGAAAATGGGGAATGGAAAACCATTCAAGGCCGTTTTGCGGCCTATGATTCTTGGCAACAAAGTATGAAAGCGCACGCGGAACTGCTTTATCATGGCACGAGTTGGAATGCTGCCCAATATCAACATGTCTTAGCCGCAAAGGATTATCAAGCTGCTGCCACTGCTTTGACACGCGATGGCTATGCTACGGATCCAGCTTATGCGGAAAAACTCATTTCAATCATTCAAACTTGGCAATTATCACGATTTGATATCCCGCAAAAATAA
- the ruvX gene encoding Holliday junction resolvase RuvX, whose translation MRILGLDVGSRTVGVAVSDPMGWTAQGVEIIRINEDEAEFGLERLGEIIKAKQVKGVVLGLPKNMNNSEGPRAEAARRYAKMVEETFGLPTDFQDERLTTVQAERMLIEEADISRKKRKQVIDKIAAEFILQNYLDANGKLAK comes from the coding sequence ATGCGTATATTAGGATTAGATGTCGGTAGTCGAACAGTTGGTGTTGCGGTGAGTGATCCTATGGGTTGGACAGCCCAAGGGGTTGAAATCATTCGCATCAACGAAGATGAGGCAGAATTTGGCCTCGAACGATTAGGTGAAATTATCAAGGCCAAGCAGGTTAAAGGTGTTGTCTTAGGCTTGCCTAAAAACATGAATAATTCCGAAGGCCCACGTGCTGAAGCAGCTCGGCGTTATGCCAAAATGGTTGAAGAAACATTTGGTTTGCCAACTGATTTTCAAGATGAACGCTTAACAACGGTGCAAGCTGAACGCATGTTGATTGAAGAAGCAGATATTTCACGTAAAAAGCGCAAGCAGGTCATTGACAAAATTGCGGCAGAATTTATTCTGCAAAACTATTTAGATGCTAATGGTAAATTAGCCAAGTAA
- the cydB gene encoding cytochrome d ubiquinol oxidase subunit II, translating to MNTLEILWFVLIGVLWAGFFFLEGFDFGIGMQFIFNARDENDRDALYEAIGPNWDANEVWLITAGGAMFAAFPNWYASLFSGFYLMLLIVLLALIYRGVSFEFREQMPTIQGAQLWERLIGITSVMVPFFLGMIFTAMVSGTPIDARGNLTAGFFDYVTPFTLVGGIAVALMSYVHGLNYTRLRIIGPLRDRAVTQLKFLYPVLLAGEALFAVLLFFYTDFIQTKPVWTLAILALIVVTTLMSWYTALKTKSEAWPFTLSGLALVEVVVLLFVGLFPRVMVANNPLHTLDIMNASSTPYTLKVMTIVVITALPVTLAYQIWSFWVFRKRIVSHKVVE from the coding sequence ATGAATACACTAGAAATTTTATGGTTCGTTTTAATTGGCGTTTTGTGGGCTGGCTTCTTCTTCCTTGAAGGATTCGACTTCGGTATCGGGATGCAATTCATCTTTAACGCCCGCGATGAAAATGATCGTGATGCGCTATATGAAGCAATTGGTCCTAACTGGGATGCCAATGAAGTGTGGTTAATCACAGCTGGTGGGGCGATGTTTGCAGCCTTTCCAAACTGGTATGCCTCATTGTTCTCAGGCTTCTACTTAATGCTATTGATTGTGTTGTTGGCTTTGATTTATCGTGGGGTTTCCTTTGAATTCCGTGAACAAATGCCAACCATTCAAGGGGCGCAACTTTGGGAACGCTTGATTGGGATCACATCAGTGATGGTACCATTCTTCTTAGGTATGATCTTTACTGCCATGGTATCAGGGACACCAATCGATGCCCGTGGTAACTTAACGGCTGGTTTCTTTGATTACGTGACACCATTTACTTTGGTTGGTGGTATCGCAGTGGCTTTGATGAGTTATGTGCACGGCTTGAACTATACACGCCTACGTATTATTGGCCCATTGCGGGACCGTGCAGTAACGCAATTAAAGTTCTTGTACCCAGTTTTGTTAGCTGGGGAAGCGTTGTTTGCCGTTTTGCTATTCTTCTACACTGACTTTATTCAAACAAAGCCAGTATGGACGTTGGCAATTTTGGCCCTCATTGTGGTCACAACGTTGATGAGTTGGTACACAGCGTTGAAGACAAAGTCAGAAGCTTGGCCATTTACTTTGTCAGGTTTGGCATTAGTTGAAGTGGTTGTCTTACTCTTCGTTGGGCTATTCCCACGTGTGATGGTGGCCAATAACCCATTGCACACGTTAGATATTATGAATGCGTCATCAACACCTTACACATTGAAAGTGATGACAATTGTGGTGATTACAGCTTTGCCAGTAACCCTTGCTTATCAAATTTGGAGCTTCTGGGTCTTCCGCAAGCGTATCGTTTCCCACAAAGTGGTTGAATAA
- the alaS gene encoding alanine--tRNA ligase produces the protein MKELTSAEVRQMFLDFFASKGHEVVPSKNLIPQDDPTLLWINSGVATLKKYFDGTVVPENPRITNAQKAIRTNDIENVGKTARHHTLFEMMGNFSIGDYFKEEVIPWAWELLTSPEWYGLDKERLYVTVYPKDQEAKKIWEEKTDLPAGHIYEVEDNFWDIGEGPSGPDSEIFFDRGPAFQDLPDDDPEIYPGGENERYLEIWNIVFSQFNHLPGMTDNSQYPELPHKNIDTGMGLERVVSVFQNGRTNFDTDLFLPIIQATEALSPNFKYDGTKDSDSNTSFKVIADHIRAITFAISDGAMPSNEGRGYVIRRLLRRAVLHGQKLGIQGEFLTQLVPIVGEIMQSYYPEVLENAARIQKTVAAEEKRFNATLTGGLALLDDVIAAAKADGKTQISGADAFKLSDTYGFPLELTQEQAAEAGLTVDVDGFNEALQAQRARARAARSNDKSMGVQNAVLTDLKVASEYVGWSETAVDSAEVVAIIGQDADGIDALLDQAVAGEQRQLVFDKTPFYAEMGGQVADFGTVLNKQGDVVAEVIDVQKAPNGQHVHTVNVLADITLGENVDLRVDMARHIAVSKNHTATHMLDQALRNVLGGDVHQAGSLVEPDYLRFDFTNEGPVSAADLDRIEAMVNAEIAKNAPISWLETDIETAQQMGAVAVFGEKYGDVVRVVSIGDFNKEFDGGTHAQSTAELGLFKIVSESGIGAGVRRIEAVTGLEALALYKAEENALKAVAAQVKAQKITEAPAKVADLQAELKATQRTLESVEAKLANAAADEVFNDVKTSNGHTYIVAQLPVSGMDGLRQVADNWKANYPSEVLVLAADIDGKVNLIVAASPEANAAGIKAGDLIKAIAPRVGGGGGGRPDMAQAGGKNPAGIPDAFAAVADFLAQN, from the coding sequence ATGAAAGAATTGACGTCAGCAGAAGTCCGTCAGATGTTTTTGGATTTCTTTGCATCAAAAGGGCATGAAGTTGTCCCTTCAAAAAATTTGATTCCACAAGATGATCCGACTTTGTTGTGGATCAATTCGGGTGTGGCCACATTAAAAAAGTATTTTGATGGGACTGTCGTACCAGAAAATCCCCGTATTACGAATGCGCAAAAGGCCATTCGGACCAATGATATTGAAAATGTTGGGAAAACAGCCCGCCATCACACATTATTTGAAATGATGGGGAACTTTTCAATTGGCGATTATTTCAAAGAAGAAGTGATTCCTTGGGCTTGGGAATTGTTGACGAGCCCTGAATGGTATGGCTTGGATAAAGAACGTTTGTATGTGACTGTCTATCCAAAAGACCAAGAAGCCAAGAAAATCTGGGAAGAAAAGACGGATTTGCCAGCTGGTCATATTTATGAAGTTGAAGACAACTTCTGGGATATCGGTGAAGGGCCTTCAGGACCTGATTCAGAAATCTTTTTCGATCGTGGCCCAGCCTTCCAAGATTTGCCAGATGATGATCCAGAAATATATCCAGGTGGTGAAAACGAACGGTACCTTGAAATTTGGAACATCGTCTTCTCACAATTTAACCATTTGCCTGGTATGACGGATAATTCACAGTATCCAGAATTACCACACAAGAACATTGATACGGGAATGGGACTTGAACGTGTCGTTTCAGTGTTCCAAAACGGTCGGACAAACTTTGACACGGATCTATTCTTACCAATTATTCAGGCAACAGAAGCTTTGTCACCAAACTTTAAGTATGATGGCACAAAAGATTCTGACAGCAACACCAGCTTTAAAGTGATTGCTGACCATATCCGTGCCATCACGTTTGCGATTAGCGATGGCGCGATGCCTTCAAATGAAGGCCGTGGTTATGTCATTCGTCGCTTGCTCCGTCGGGCGGTTTTGCATGGTCAAAAGTTAGGTATTCAAGGCGAATTTTTGACGCAACTTGTGCCAATTGTTGGGGAAATTATGCAAAGCTATTATCCAGAAGTGCTGGAAAACGCGGCACGTATCCAAAAGACGGTTGCGGCTGAAGAAAAGCGCTTTAATGCAACGTTGACTGGTGGTTTGGCGTTGTTGGATGATGTGATTGCGGCGGCTAAGGCCGACGGGAAAACACAAATTTCTGGTGCGGATGCCTTTAAGTTGTCAGATACGTACGGCTTCCCACTTGAATTGACGCAAGAACAAGCTGCCGAAGCTGGCTTAACAGTTGACGTAGACGGCTTTAATGAGGCATTACAAGCGCAACGTGCGCGTGCACGTGCAGCACGTTCAAATGACAAGTCAATGGGTGTTCAAAATGCTGTGTTGACTGATTTGAAAGTGGCTTCTGAATATGTTGGTTGGTCAGAAACAGCGGTTGATTCAGCGGAAGTTGTGGCCATTATTGGTCAAGATGCCGACGGCATTGATGCTTTACTTGATCAAGCAGTTGCTGGCGAACAACGCCAATTAGTCTTTGATAAAACACCATTCTACGCTGAAATGGGTGGACAAGTTGCTGACTTTGGGACAGTTTTGAACAAGCAAGGTGACGTCGTGGCGGAAGTGATTGATGTCCAAAAGGCACCAAACGGCCAACACGTGCATACTGTCAATGTGCTGGCTGACATCACGCTTGGGGAAAACGTTGATTTGCGGGTGGATATGGCACGCCATATTGCGGTATCAAAGAATCATACGGCGACCCACATGTTGGATCAAGCCTTGCGGAATGTGCTTGGTGGCGATGTCCACCAAGCAGGATCATTAGTCGAACCGGACTATTTGCGTTTTGATTTCACCAACGAAGGACCAGTATCTGCTGCCGATCTTGATCGGATTGAAGCAATGGTGAATGCGGAAATCGCTAAAAATGCACCGATTTCATGGTTGGAAACAGATATTGAAACAGCGCAACAAATGGGTGCTGTCGCAGTCTTTGGTGAAAAGTATGGTGACGTTGTGCGTGTCGTATCGATTGGCGACTTTAACAAGGAATTTGATGGTGGTACCCATGCACAGTCAACGGCGGAACTTGGCTTGTTCAAGATTGTGTCAGAATCAGGTATTGGTGCCGGTGTACGCCGAATTGAAGCTGTGACTGGCCTGGAAGCATTAGCCTTATATAAGGCAGAAGAAAACGCCTTAAAGGCAGTTGCTGCCCAAGTGAAAGCACAAAAGATTACGGAAGCACCGGCCAAGGTTGCCGATCTACAAGCAGAATTAAAGGCAACGCAACGGACATTAGAATCAGTTGAAGCGAAATTGGCGAACGCAGCTGCTGATGAAGTCTTTAACGACGTTAAAACAAGCAACGGGCACACTTATATTGTGGCGCAATTGCCAGTTTCTGGCATGGATGGGTTACGTCAAGTTGCTGATAATTGGAAAGCAAATTATCCATCAGAAGTGTTAGTGCTAGCAGCTGATATTGATGGGAAAGTCAACCTCATTGTTGCGGCTTCACCAGAAGCCAATGCAGCTGGTATTAAAGCAGGTGATTTGATTAAAGCTATTGCTCCACGCGTTGGCGGTGGTGGTGGTGGTCGCCCAGACATGGCGCAAGCTGGTGGTAAGAATCCAGCTGGTATTCCCGATGCCTTTGCAGCAGTTGCTGACTTTTTGGCACAAAACTAA
- a CDS encoding DUF1292 domain-containing protein: MANQEDIQKITLVDENGDEALYEVLFTFHSEEYGKDYILLVPEGVEDDEEVDIQAYIFNPDENGDATEEDLIQIEDDKEWDMVEEVLNTFLEDDSNFA; the protein is encoded by the coding sequence ATGGCAAACCAAGAAGATATTCAAAAGATCACACTTGTCGACGAAAACGGCGACGAAGCATTATACGAAGTCTTATTCACTTTCCATTCTGAAGAATATGGCAAGGACTACATCTTGCTTGTACCAGAAGGCGTGGAAGATGATGAAGAGGTGGACATCCAAGCTTACATCTTCAACCCAGATGAAAATGGGGATGCAACTGAAGAAGATTTGATCCAAATCGAAGATGATAAAGAATGGGATATGGTTGAAGAAGTCCTCAATACTTTCTTAGAAGACGATTCAAATTTTGCATAA
- the cydC gene encoding thiol reductant ABC exporter subunit CydC has product MTKIKQLLRRDHWIVPFLKTQKKGLFWSIFLAFLTTFAAGALMFVSGYLISRAAQRPDNILLIYVPIVLTRGFGIVRPVFRYAQRLVSHNWVLKFVSKSRQRLYESVASTASSIRGRLQTGEILGLLAGDLDQLQNLYLRTIFPLGAGLMLYLFVNLGFGVVDWRFMIWWLVMLTIILVVIPILSFWANRQRIQRQKQLQAQLYTETTDAVLGLQDWVLSGRQADLMARQGRTMAALSAAKHWGMSFGWWRDFIIQMLVLVLAMSTIFWAGHQFAGHTIAVNYIAAFTLAIFPLVDSFLGVNQGVSEAPFYEDSLQRLNELPVPEPTPENPIHVTDPTIALHDVTFQYDQQRIIDQMTLTIKPGEKIALLGRSGSGKTTLLRLITGDLTPTTGQVTIGGQPVQALRHQLARLVAVLDQQAYLFDTTILNNVRMGNPGATDDQVKEAIRKAGLQPLIDRLPDKYDTQMQEAGQRFSGGEQQRFALARILLQDAPIVILDEPTVSLDPRTERAVLDQIFKVLHDRTIIWVTHHLTGIDQVDQVYFLANGHFTLSGTPQHLRETSQHFRQLLALDTFN; this is encoded by the coding sequence ATGACAAAAATAAAACAACTTTTACGGCGTGATCATTGGATCGTACCCTTCTTGAAAACACAAAAGAAAGGCTTGTTTTGGTCCATTTTTTTGGCGTTCTTAACCACGTTTGCGGCTGGGGCGCTGATGTTTGTGTCGGGTTATTTGATTTCACGCGCAGCCCAGCGGCCAGATAACATTTTGCTGATCTATGTACCGATTGTTTTGACGCGTGGTTTTGGTATTGTGCGCCCAGTCTTTCGTTATGCACAACGCCTTGTTTCGCATAATTGGGTGTTGAAATTTGTGTCAAAGTCGCGCCAACGTCTTTATGAAAGTGTGGCCAGTACTGCAAGTAGCATTCGCGGCCGATTGCAAACTGGTGAAATTCTAGGGTTGTTAGCGGGTGACTTAGATCAATTACAGAATCTGTATTTGCGCACAATTTTCCCACTTGGCGCCGGATTAATGTTATATTTGTTTGTCAACTTAGGGTTTGGCGTGGTGGACTGGCGCTTCATGATTTGGTGGTTGGTGATGTTAACGATTATTTTGGTTGTCATCCCGATTCTGAGTTTTTGGGCGAATCGTCAACGCATTCAACGCCAAAAGCAATTACAAGCGCAACTCTATACGGAAACAACAGATGCTGTGCTTGGTTTACAAGATTGGGTGTTGTCAGGCCGTCAAGCTGATTTGATGGCGCGTCAAGGGCGCACGATGGCGGCATTATCTGCAGCCAAGCATTGGGGGATGTCATTTGGTTGGTGGCGTGATTTTATCATCCAAATGCTGGTGTTAGTGTTAGCAATGAGTACTATTTTTTGGGCCGGCCATCAATTTGCGGGTCACACGATTGCGGTGAACTATATTGCGGCCTTTACGTTAGCGATTTTCCCATTAGTCGATAGCTTTTTGGGTGTTAACCAAGGTGTGAGTGAGGCGCCTTTTTATGAAGACAGTCTTCAGCGGTTAAATGAATTGCCAGTACCAGAACCAACACCAGAAAACCCGATTCATGTGACTGATCCAACGATTGCGTTGCATGATGTAACCTTTCAATATGATCAGCAACGCATTATTGATCAGATGACCCTGACCATTAAACCAGGCGAAAAAATCGCTTTGCTAGGGCGTTCAGGGTCAGGGAAAACAACGCTGTTGCGATTAATTACGGGGGATTTAACGCCGACAACTGGCCAGGTGACCATTGGCGGACAGCCGGTACAAGCGCTGCGTCATCAATTGGCGCGGCTTGTTGCAGTGTTAGATCAGCAAGCCTACTTATTTGATACGACAATTTTGAATAATGTGCGGATGGGCAATCCTGGGGCGACAGATGACCAGGTGAAAGAAGCCATTCGTAAGGCTGGTTTGCAGCCATTGATTGATCGTTTGCCTGACAAATACGACACTCAAATGCAAGAAGCAGGGCAACGCTTTTCCGGTGGGGAGCAACAGCGGTTTGCCTTGGCACGGATCTTACTACAAGATGCACCAATTGTTATTTTGGACGAACCAACTGTTAGTTTGGATCCAAGAACTGAACGCGCCGTGTTGGACCAAATTTTCAAAGTGTTACATGATCGCACGATTATTTGGGTAACGCATCACTTGACGGGGATTGATCAAGTCGATCAAGTCTATTTCTTGGCAAATGGGCACTTTACGTTATCAGGCACCCCACAGCACTTACGGGAAACGTCCCAACACTTCAGACAATTATTAGCACTGGATACTTTTAACTAA
- a CDS encoding cytochrome ubiquinol oxidase subunit I, which translates to MVTLVGILDLARFQFAMTTIFHFFFVPMSIGLGVVVSIMETMYVIKKDETYKKMAQFWGKIFLLSFAVGVVTGLIQEFQFGMNWSEYSRYVGDIFGSLLAIEALVAFFAESTFIGLWVFTWDRFKPSIHVLFIWITTIGSMMSSLWILAANSFMQNPVGYAIDNHMGRAELKSFSALLANKQLWVEFPHVVVGTLVTAGFLVAGMSAFKLLKLKKGDSEIPFFRKSINIALIVGLIGIGGALISGDKHAYDLQSMQPMKYAAMEGVDKTINSADRKDKAQPWSLISVTNPKTHEVIANVEIPYVLSILGNHSLTGGKTIGTTELEKEFQKKYGKANPEIKSYYVPENTLFYSFRVMAMGAGALLLLAIVALWMNRRKSQLILTQRWFLWIMGIATFVPFLINTAGWLVTELGRYPWVVYGLMPISEAVSPNVSVASLLISNIIYFLTFASLGGVMIWLARRVLHAGPNAEDTEHLSPSDPYSHLAKGGEA; encoded by the coding sequence ATGGTTACATTAGTAGGGATACTTGACCTTGCGCGTTTTCAATTCGCAATGACAACGATTTTCCACTTCTTCTTTGTACCGATGTCAATCGGACTAGGTGTCGTGGTGTCGATCATGGAAACGATGTATGTCATCAAAAAAGATGAGACATACAAGAAAATGGCGCAATTTTGGGGTAAGATCTTCTTATTGAGTTTTGCGGTAGGGGTTGTTACCGGCTTGATTCAAGAATTTCAATTTGGTATGAACTGGTCTGAATATTCACGTTATGTCGGGGATATTTTCGGTTCATTGTTAGCCATTGAAGCGTTGGTTGCCTTCTTTGCGGAATCAACATTCATTGGGTTGTGGGTATTTACTTGGGATCGTTTTAAGCCAAGTATCCACGTCTTGTTCATTTGGATTACAACGATTGGGTCAATGATGTCATCGCTTTGGATTTTGGCGGCTAACTCATTTATGCAAAACCCAGTTGGTTATGCGATTGACAATCACATGGGACGTGCCGAATTAAAGAGCTTTAGTGCGTTACTTGCTAACAAGCAGTTGTGGGTTGAATTCCCGCACGTGGTTGTTGGGACATTAGTCACAGCTGGTTTCTTGGTTGCGGGTATGTCAGCTTTCAAATTATTGAAGTTGAAAAAAGGTGACAGTGAGATTCCTTTCTTCCGTAAGTCAATTAACATTGCCTTAATCGTTGGTTTGATCGGTATTGGTGGTGCCTTGATTTCAGGTGATAAGCACGCTTATGATTTGCAATCAATGCAACCTATGAAGTATGCGGCGATGGAAGGTGTTGATAAGACCATCAATTCAGCTGACCGTAAGGATAAGGCACAACCTTGGTCATTGATTTCAGTAACCAATCCCAAGACACACGAAGTGATTGCTAACGTTGAAATCCCTTATGTTTTGTCAATTTTGGGTAACCACTCATTGACGGGTGGTAAGACAATCGGGACAACTGAATTGGAAAAGGAATTCCAAAAGAAGTACGGTAAGGCAAATCCTGAGATTAAGAGTTACTATGTGCCTGAAAACACATTGTTCTACTCATTCCGTGTCATGGCGATGGGGGCTGGCGCACTCTTGCTACTGGCCATTGTTGCCCTTTGGATGAACCGTCGCAAGTCACAATTAATTTTGACTCAACGTTGGTTCTTGTGGATTATGGGAATTGCTACTTTTGTCCCATTCTTGATCAATACAGCCGGTTGGTTAGTGACTGAATTGGGTCGCTATCCATGGGTTGTTTACGGCCTAATGCCAATTAGTGAAGCCGTTTCGCCAAATGTGTCAGTGGCTTCGCTATTGATTTCAAATATTATTTACTTCTTGACATTTGCCTCACTCGGTGGCGTGATGATTTGGTTGGCGCGTCGTGTTTTGCACGCTGGCCCAAATGCGGAAGATACAGAACACTTGTCTCCAAGTGATCCATACAGTCACTTGGCCAAAGGAGGTGAAGCCTAA